Below is a window of Candidatus Bathyarchaeota archaeon DNA.
TCAACGTTTCATCATAGATTTTTTTTGCTTCCTCGTTTTCTAGAACGCTTGGAGGCGTAACGTAGCGTTCTAAGGTGTCATATGTAACGTAACGTTGACTCTGTTGCGTGTATGAGGCAATTCTGTGTCTCACTAGCTGATGGGTTAACGCCCGCGAAACTCCTTCAACGCTGAAAGTGAACGAAGCATGTTCAATCACAGAATGATGACCAGAACTCATCACTCTACGTAGAGTTTTCCTTGCTTTCTCCAAGTTGAGTCTTTCAAGCAGTTTGGATGTTCCCTCACTCTTGTAGGAGGTCATCGCAGCGGCAGCACACAGAAGTTCAGGATTTGGCGTATACTTGAGAAGCTTAACCTTCAATTTACTAATCCTCAAGTCTTTTTTATTAAAAGGATATGTGTGATAATCTTTTCTGTTCCCCATCCATGAGGTTGCTCAACAACTTTTAGATGCGAGCGTAAATACGGTCGCTACCATATCGACCAGTTGCCATTTCCTTTCCAATTTCACGTAATAGAAGAATTCGCTGATACGTCGCTGGATGCGTGGTGAACCAAGTGTTCACGGTGGTCCACCGAGATTTTGCCTCTCTTTCCATGGCAAGTTCAAGCTCTCTTTCGTCGAGAACACCATCCTTATCCAAATCATACTCGGCTTTCCGTTGCAGCAGGCCCTGACATTCCTGTTTTGCCAACGCTGGATCGCCTATGTAGAGGGTTCTGGCACCGTGTGGAGGGTTTGGCGACAACGACAATCCGTAGGCAATTTTGGTTAATGCACTTCCCAGCTGTCGAGGCGTTCCCGTCACATAAGCTGAGTAAGCGTCGGCGTAATGCTCTCGAAGGCGGCTTAGTCGCATGACGCATAAAAGCGTGACAATGTAGACTATGTAGGAGATAACAGCGGCCACAAAGATCAAAGCCCGAATGGGTATACCGCCCTCTTTTTTACGTCCACCATCGGTAAACCGCACCGTAGCAAAGCCTAACCGTGCAATCAAATAGGCTATAAGTGGTAATGCCGAGAGTATGGTCATCACCACGAAGTCTTTATGTTTTATATGTCCTAACTCGTGTCCAATCACTCCACGAACTTCTGCTTGATTCAATTGTCTAAGTAGTCCTTCATGAACTGCTAGGGTGGCTCCTTTAGCGGTTCTTCCGAAAACGAAGGCGTTAGGTGTTCGATCAGGGACAATGGCCAGTTTTGGCATAGGCAACTCGCTTTTCTGCACCAACTCCTTGACAGTTGATTCCAGCCACGGATGCTCCCCGGGATGAAGATATCTTAACTTCGTTGACCATCTGACCATTTCGGGTCCTATCAAATACTCGATCAGTATGAAAAGTATCACTCCGATTAGAGTGAAAGTGAGAGCGTAGGTGAGAGGAAGCTGAAAAAGAAGAAGTATTGCGATTAAGAAGACGGCAAATATAGTGGTTACCAGCAGAATGGAAACAGTCATGGAAAGTCTCAGTTTAGCGAACCTAGCCAAAGGGAAAATTTCTCCTTTTCCACGTTATCGGATTAGTAGTTATAGAGGTAAGTAAAAGTAAATTAAGCTTTACGTTATATCCAAGACTTTCTCTACCGTGACAAAAATCATTAATTGACAAAATTTATGTTCAGCTTGTCTTACTAATTGCTAGGGTTTCTCGATGTCGATAGTTCAAGAAATTAGATGTTCCAAGTGCGGCGCACCCATCGCGTTCAACCCAGGCGAAATCATCACAACATGCCCATACTGTGGTTATACGAGCGTCATAGAAACAGGCAAAACGTTCACCCTCGAACACTCCATGATTCTCAACGAGTACAATCCCACCCAAGCAGAGGAACTCGTGCGCAACTGGATGCGATCAGGCTTCATGAAACCCAGAAACCTCGCCAAGTCATCCAAGATTCTAGAGAAAAGTTTGGTATACTTGCCGTTTTGGATTGTTCCCGTTACTGCCACCAGCGAGTATAAAGGCGTCTTTGAAAGGTTAGTTCCTCCCGTTGTGAAGGAGGGGAAAATCGAGAAAAAATATGATTGGCTTGTTCTAGCGCGGAAGGCTGCTGAGTTTCCTACGAGAGAGTATGACGTACCGCTTGAAGGAAAAATTTCATACGACTTTCGAAAGATCGAAAAGTTTGCTAAAGTTTTGAACAGCGAGATAGAGAAAACTGAGGCTGTAGAGTCTGCTAAGCAACAGATCGAAAGTCATCATCAATTTTTGATGAAGCAAGATGTGGATAAAATCATTGAAATGAAAACCGACTTCTCCATTGGCGATTCCGTCTATCTGCACGCGCCAATATGGTTTATCACCTACGAATACAAGGGCGAACGATACAACATCATCTTGGACGGCGCCACAGGAACAGTCATTAAAGGAGATATCCCCGCAACAAGATTTGGTCTCTTTTGAATCAAAGTTTTTATACCCACTTTAAATAAAAGTATATGAATTAGAGGAAGATTAACTTGAGCGAGAAAAAAGGGTTGCTTGAGAAAGCTAAGGAAGAACGAACGCTTTTCGAGAGAATTCTGGGAGAGCTTCCCGGGTTCAGAGGATACAAGGAGAAGGAGTTACGAAGAGAAACTGACAAGCTGATTCGAAACCACATCTACCGAAAGTTGTTGGAAGCCAGAAAAGACACTAAAGAAGTTTTTCAGAAACTTGCTGATCAACGCCTTCATGAAGTATTAACGGAAATGGATCGACTCGTCATGATAATTGACAGAGTAACAGAAAAAATAAATCATGCATCGTACGGTTATGCGGGCTTCTTCAATGTCTTAAAGGTTCAAGAAGAAAAGCTTGACAAAATGATCGACTTCGACAACGAACTTATCGGTCGGACACAAAAAATCCTTGACGATACTTCTGTGTTCAAAGGAGAAGTTATGAAACATGAATTCAAGAAAGCAAGGGAACACATTGAAAAACTTCGTGATTCGTTAGAGTCGTTGGAGGAGAAGTTTGATGAACGCGGAGAGGTAATATTGGGAGTGAAGTGAAATGCCTCAAATTATTGAATGGAAGAATCCAAGATCAGAAGACATTGTTTGGAAATACCCTGATGAAGACATTACATGGGGCGCCCAACTCATCGTCCGTGAGTTTGAAGCTGCGGTTTTCTTCAGAGATGGAAAGGCCTACGATATATTTGGTCCAGGAAGACATACCATTACTACTTTAAATGTACCGTTATTGACTGGCATCCTTAGGAGAATAGCAGGCTTTGGTGAAACTCCGTTCAAAGCCATGGTGATCTTCGTCTCGACCCGTGTGGTTGCCGGCAAATATGGAACACGAGCGCAGACAACTGAATTAGCACCGCTCCAAGTTCACGGATCTTTCTGGTTTAAGGTAGAGAACCCACAGCTCTTTGTCAACGAAGTCGTCGGTGGACAGAACGTCTACACAACAAGCGACGTAAACAGCTATCTTCGAGGCTTCCTCAACGAGAAGATCATTGACGAACTGTCAAGATACGATCTGCTCACCGTCTTCACAAAACTGGACGAAACATCCCTTGCCACGAAAACCGCTATCCTAGACGCCTTCAGAAGAATAGGACTTGACCTCACAGACCTCCGCTTCGAAGGAATAGACACCACACCTAAATACCGTGAACGACTCTTCTGGCTCAGAACGGGACGAGCCACTCCAGGAGAGGTGCTACGAATGGAAACCGTCAAAGAAGCTGCTAAAGAATTGGGGAAATCTTCAGGAGCAGGACTAGGGACAGGAATGGTTCTCATACCTCAAATAATGACGCCGACTGGAGTAGCCTCCGCACCCGCCGCAGCACTACTCATTTGCCCGAAATGTAGCGGAAAAATACCCGCCACCTCAAAATTCTGTCCAGACTGCGGAACAAAAATTGCGGCACCTTCAGCTGAAACGAAAAACTGCTCAAAATGCGGACACGCGGTTTTGGTGACGGCGAAGTTCTGCCCTGAATGTGGCCAGAAGCTCTAAGAGAGCTTGGATGATGCCCATGCCAAGAAGAACAGTGGAACTTCTCTCGTACGGAGTATTCTTCATAATCCTTGCAGTTTGCCTAATCGCTTTCTTTCCAGACTGGCTCATGATTTTCTCCATGGTTCTCACTTTCTACGGTGTCTGGGTCATGGTTCTCGCTGGAATTAGAGCAAAGAGTCCAGAAAAATACGAACGTGGAGCATTCAGCACGTTTGTTTGGGGAATTCTGCTTGCTGTGATTGGAGGTGCTTGGTTTGTTTTTATCCAGACAGCGTATTGGGTATATTCACTTGCGTTGCTGTTGGTTGTCGTTGGAATCTTGGCGGTGGTCGCAGCGCTTCGGTCATGGCGAAAATAACCAAGCTTTCCTACAAAATCATATACGTTCTTGCGAAACGCCCTTAGACGTATAGGCAGTATGATGTTTTAGATGATGTTTTTCGATTTTTCTTTCAACCTTTGGATAGAGGATTAACTCCTCGACTTCAAGTTCTCTGGCCAACTGAGAACTGATGCCTCTTAACCGTTTGACAAGTGATTGCAAACTCTCTTTTGTGGAGAATGACGTCATAACGGCTGGGTGGCATCTAATGCCTGCCTGTACCAAGTTCTCAAGCGCTTTCAGCTGAAGTGTGAAACCCTCAGGT
It encodes the following:
- a CDS encoding FAD-dependent thymidylate synthase; its protein translation is MGNRKDYHTYPFNKKDLRISKLKVKLLKYTPNPELLCAAAAMTSYKSEGTSKLLERLNLEKARKTLRRVMSSGHHSVIEHASFTFSVEGVSRALTHQLVRHRIASYTQQSQRYVTYDTLERYVTPPSVLENEEAKKIYDETLMKMSDTYQKLLKHEVPKEDARFILPNAAKTNILITMNARELRHFFNLRCCVRSQWEIREMAIEMLRLAKRAAPVIFENAGPSCIELGYCPEGVLKDPTCKIEEIKKKFMKLNGS
- a CDS encoding zinc ribbon domain-containing protein, which produces MSIVQEIRCSKCGAPIAFNPGEIITTCPYCGYTSVIETGKTFTLEHSMILNEYNPTQAEELVRNWMRSGFMKPRNLAKSSKILEKSLVYLPFWIVPVTATSEYKGVFERLVPPVVKEGKIEKKYDWLVLARKAAEFPTREYDVPLEGKISYDFRKIEKFAKVLNSEIEKTEAVESAKQQIESHHQFLMKQDVDKIIEMKTDFSIGDSVYLHAPIWFITYEYKGERYNIILDGATGTVIKGDIPATRFGLF